In a single window of the Trichoderma breve strain T069 chromosome 6, whole genome shotgun sequence genome:
- a CDS encoding metallo-beta-lactamase superfamily domain-containing protein — protein MPLQTYHISSSEKGLSSVTTLIVGSKSAMLIDPPFLVSDAVRVVQFIKDKTPNALQAVFVTHHHPDHYFSANPILEAFPSAKFYAAPYVRAGIDREYDEKVKYWPTIFGRDEIPQVPRKPDPYPYSFVILDKDPESPIMLLGPVQGDAVDHTLFWLPTERTVITGDALYGRSTHLWAEEIETPEILHAWQSVIELIESLKPTKIIVGHLQDGWSLDTAADLEHNRKYLALFKDEISQAATKPTVEHIYSTFANAFPQAVKNLDFFLGHLSNQFGEGGEIWEENRHHAVEKRTKETLEGYIL, from the exons ATGCCACTTCAAACATATCACATATCCTCATCTGAAAAGGGCCTGTCAAGTGTCACGACACTTATTGTTGGCAGCAAATCTGCTATGCTGATTGACCCGCCATTCTTGGTCTCGGATGCTGTTCGCGTTGTTCAATTCATCAAGGACAAAACCCCGAATGCTTTGCAGGCTGTCTTTGTTACGCACCACCACCCCGACCATTACTTCAGTGCTAATCCTATCCTGGAGGCATTCCCATCCGCGAAATTTTATGCCGCACCTTATGTTAGGGCCGGAATTGACAGGGAATACGATGAGAAGGTTAAATATTGGCCGACCATCTTTGGTAGAGACGAGATTCCACAGGTACCTAGGAAACCTGATCCCTACCCGTACAGCTTTGTCATCCTCGACAAAGATCCAGAAAGCCCAATTATGCTTCTAGGGCCAGTACAAGGTGACGCAGTGGACCACACGCTTTTCTGGCTGCCAACGGAGAGGACCGTAATCACGGGTGACGCGTTGTATGGGAGAAGCACACATCTCTG GGCAGAAGAAATTGAAACACCAGAAATTCTCCATGCGTGGCAATCG GTCATTGAATTGATTGAGTCGCTTAAGCCTACCAAAATCATTGTTGGtcatctccaagatggaTGGTCACTTGATACTGCCGCCGACCTGGAGCACAATCGCAAGTATCTTGCGCTTTTCAAAGACGAGATTTCGCAGGCTGCTACGAAGCCGACCGTGGAGCACATCTATAGTACGTTCGCAAATGCCTTCCCACAAGCTGTGAAAAATTTGGACTTCTTTTTGGGTCACTTGAGCAATCAGTTTggcgaaggaggagagatcTGGGAAGAGAATCGCCATCATGCTGTTGAGAAGAGGACGAAAGAGACTTTAGAAGGCTACATATTGTAG